From the genome of Pseudarthrobacter sp. NIBRBAC000502772:
CCTCTTCGGGTAAGCCCGGTCAGCGCGAACGGACACTTGAGGCCCCTCCGCTGTGGGGCCTCAAGTGTCCGTTCGCGCTTCCCTGTGCTGGGTAGGCTGAGGATATGACTCTTGACCCCGGTTCCGCCGCCATCATCCAGCTCGCTTGGGCCCGGCATTTGGGGCTCGACGACGGCGCTTTCGCAGCGTCGCTGACTTCCGGCGAGCGGATAGTCAGGGCCAACGACGCTGCAGAGACTGTGGAGTTCGTCAGGCTGTTCGGCAGCTCGGCACTGGTGGGGCCGCAATGGGTCATTGACGCGGCGGCCGGAATTCCGGACGAGGAGATGGCGCATCATGTGACCCTCCTGACCCTGACTCGGTCCCATGGAGGCCACGGCCTGGGCTCGGCGGCGTTGTTCTTTGCCGACGACCTGCCACTGCGCCAGCCTTCCGAAGAGCTGACCGTGTCCCACGGAAATCCGGAGGCGATCGAGCTCGAGGGCCTGTGCCCGCCGGACGACGTCAACGAAGTGCGCCTGTCAGAACTCGAGAACCGCTACACGATCCTCCATGAGGTGGACGGGCTGCGTGTTCCGGTGGCCTGCGGCGCCTACGGGGAGTGGGAAGGACTTCTCGCGCAGATGGGAGTCCTGGTGGACCCCGAGTGGCGGCGCCGCGGGCTGGGATCCGTGGCCGCATCGATCGCAGCCCACGAGGCCCTCGCGGCGGGCCTCACCATCCAGTGGCGCGCCGAAGTCAGCAACACCGGGGCGGTGGCCCTGGCGCGGCAGCTGGGCCTGTCCACCGGCGGCATCCAGACCAGCGTGCACCTGGGCTGACGCCGCCTGGGACGGCTGCCTACTTTTGTGACGCCGCCTGGGACGCCCGGGTGGCCTCTACGGCCGGAGCCGCCGGCTGACCGCTCCAGCCCGCCACGGCCTTGGGCTTGGCGAAGAACAGTGCCACGGCAGCGCCCACCAGGATCACACCGGCAGGAAGCAGGATGGACTGTCCCATCGCCGTCGAGAATCCCTCATGGAGCGCCTCGGGCAACTGGCCGGAGAATTCCATTCCGCCCGCCCCGGGACCGTGCGCGGGAAGCTCCGCGGCCAGGCGCGCCTGGATGAGCACTGCGATGGCCGCGCTGCCCAGTACCGCGCCGATCTGGCGGGTGGTGTTGTAGACCCCGGAACCTGCCCCGGCCTGACGCGGGGGCAGATTGCGCGTGGCCGTGGAGCTCAGGGGCGCCCAGATGCCGGCATTCGCGAACCCCAGGACGGCGCTGGGCAGGAGGAAGAGCAGGATCGGTGTATCCGGGTGCATCAGGGCGGAGTTCCAGAACAGCGCCACGGCCATCAGGACCAGCCCGCCGGCAGTGATGTACTTCGGATCGACACGGTCGATGATCTTGCCCACCACGGGCGCCAGGCCACCGGAGATGAGGGCCATGGGAACCATCATGAGCGCCGATTCGGTGGGCGTCATGCCCCGCACCAGCTGGTAGTAGAAAATGAGCGGCAGCGCGAAGGCGGTCACGGTGAAGCCAACGGTGGTGATCCCGATGTTGGCCAAGGAGAAATTGCGGTCCCGGAACAGGCCCAGTGGCAGGAGCGGCTCGCCCTTGTTGAAGCGCTGCCAGAGAATGAACGCCCCAAGCACCACCATGCCCGTGATGATGAGACCCCAGACGCTGACGGGGCCCACGATGGTCCCCCAGTTGTACGTCTCGCCTTCCTGGATGCCGAACACCAGGAGGAACAGCCCGGCGGCGCTGAGCAGCACGCCCGGGATGTCGAACTTATGGGGGTGCGTGCTGAGGGTGGGGACGAACCGCCAGGCGAGGATAAATCCAACGATGCCGACCGGGACGTTGATGAAGAAGATCCATTCCCAGCCGAGGCTGTCCACGAGCAGGCCGCCCAGGATTGGTCCCACCAGCGTTGCCAGGCCCGCGGTGGCGCCCCACAGGCCCATGGCGGCGCCCCGGCGGTCCGGCGGGAAGATCCTGGTGATCACCGCCATGGTCTGCGGCGTCATGATGGCGGCGCCCAGGCCTTGGAAGATCCGGGCCGTGATCAGCGTCTGGACGTCACCGGCCAGCCCGCACCAGAGGGAGGCGAGCGTGAAGACCACGAGGCCGGAGAGGTAGAGCTTCTTGGGTCCGAAGCGGTCGCCGAGCCGGCCAGTGATCAGCAGCGGCACGGCGTAGGCCAGCAGGTAGGCGCTGGTCACCCAGATCACGGCATTGATGTCCGTTTCCAGTCCCTCCATGATGCTGGGGTTGGCCACCGAAACGATGGTGGTGTCGATCAGGATCATAAAGAACCCGATGACCAGGGACCAGAGGGCTGGCCAGGGCCGCGCTACATTTTCCAAGCCTCAGTTGCCCAGCAGATCGAGGATGTCGGTGCGGGCGAACATCTGCGCGGCGGCCCGGGCGGAGGGGCTGCCGGCGTCGGGATCTGCACCGGCGTCCAGCAACACGCGGGACACGTCCACATACCCCTTGAATGCTGCACCGGCCAAGGGGGTCTGGCCGCGGTCGTTGGCCGTGTTGGCCTCTCCGCCGTGCTCCAGGATCAGCTGTACCGTCTCAGCGTGGCCGTGGTAGGCGGCCAGCATCAGCAGCGAATCGCCCGCAGTGTTGGTCATGGTGGCGGGCGCCCCGGCCTCGAGATATCTCCGCAGCAGGCCGGTGTCCCCCTCCCGGGCAGCCTGGAAGAGCCGGTGCGCCAACGCCACCGCTTCGTCGTCGGGCGCGGCCTCGGGTTTGGCGGCGCCGGGCGTAGCGGCGTCGGGTGCGGTGTTCTCGGTCATGAGCGGGTCCCCCTCAGGAATCCAGTCTGGCGTCCCACTACCTGGCCGGCGTCGGGGGCAACAATTACTTCCTGGGCAGCGATGTAAGGCTCCTCGCCGTCCAGCACGGTCAGCATTTCGTCCGGTGCGACGGACCGTTTGATGACGGCCAGCGCCACCGGGCCCATTTCGTAGTGCTGCGCAACGGAGGTCACTGTTCCGACCTTCCGCTCGCCCAGCATGACCTGGCTACCGGGCGCGGGCATGGTGTGCTGCGATCCGTCCAGCTGGAGGAACACCAGGCGCCGCGGCGGATGGCCCAGGTTGTGCACGCGGGCGATGGTCTCCTGGCCTTTGTAGCAGCCCTTCGACAAGTGCACGGCGGTGCGGAGGAGGTCCAGTTCGTGCGGAATGGTTTTGTCGTCGGTTTCCGCGCCCAGCCTGGGGCGCCACGCGGCAATACGCAGGGCTTCGGCCGCCATAACACCGGCCAGCGGGCGGTCCGCCAACGTGTCCTCAAGTGCAGCGGCCGGGACGAGGTACTCGATCCAGGGGCGCTCCAGCCCCGGGTGCCCTTCCTCCGGAACCACAGCGTAGGAGTAGCCGCCGGCGCCGACGTGCGGCCACGGATCCCGCCAGGCCAGCAGCCCGGACCATTCCTCCACAGTCTTGGTGGACCCGAGCACGGCCCAGTCGGCGGAGACGTCGGTGACCTCCACGCGCAGCATGAACTTCATTTTGTTCAGCCACTCAGCCAGCGGTGCAGCCTCGGCGGCTTCAACAATCAGCCAGGTGGTCCCGCCGTCGTCCACTACACGGGCGTCAAACTCGATCCGGCCCTGGATACTCAATAGCAGCAACTCACTTGACTCCCCCGGCTGCAGGCCGGTGACCTGCTGGGAAGACAGGGTGTTCAGCCAGGTCAGCCGGTCCGGACCGCTGACCGTCACCACGCCGCGGTGGGAGAGGTCGACGACGGCGGTGCCGGCCGCGAGGGCGCGCTGCTCACGCAACGGCTCACCGTAGTGGGATGCGACGCCGGTGTCCGCGCCGGTGGCCTCGACGGCGCCGGGGCGCGACAGTAGGGGGCTGGGAGTAGTCATACTGGAGGAACGTCCTTAGGTCGGTGGGTATTCCGGTCAGCGGTATTCCGGGTTTTCGAAGTCGAAGCGTGTTCCGGCTTTCCATTCTTCAGGAAGATTGCCGTAGGCGGGAATCCCGCCGGCGTCCTTAAGCATCCGGGCGAAATGCAGCAGGTTCCATGTCATAAAAGTGGTGTTGCGGTTGGTGAAGTCGGATTCGGGGCCGCCGGAGCCTTCGTCAAGATAGCTCGGGCCGGGGCCAACCGGGCCGATCCAGCCGGCGTCGGCCTGGGGAGGGATGGTGAAGCCGATGTGCTGCAGGCTGTACAGCACGTTCATGGAACAGTGCTTGATGCCGTCCTCGTTGCCGGTGATCAGGCAGCCGCCAACTTTGGGGTAGAACACCCATTGGCCCTTGTGGTTGAGTTCCCCCGAATGCGCGTAAAGCCGTTCGATCAGCTTCTTGGTCTGGGAGGAGTTGTCGCCCAGCCAGATGGGACCGGCCACCACCACAATGTCGGCCTCTTCAACTGCAGGGTACAGTTCCGGCCACTCATCGGACGGCCAGCCGTGCTCGGTCATGTCCGGGTAAACACCGCTGGCGATGTCGTGATCGACAGTCCTGATCACGCGGGTGCTCACGCCCTGCTTCTCCATGATGAGGCGGCTGACATTGATCAGGCCTTCGGTGTTGCTGGTCTCCGGCGACCGTTTCAGAGTGCCGTTGAAGAACACAGCCTT
Proteins encoded in this window:
- a CDS encoding folate-binding protein YgfZ encodes the protein MTTPSPLLSRPGAVEATGADTGVASHYGEPLREQRALAAGTAVVDLSHRGVVTVSGPDRLTWLNTLSSQQVTGLQPGESSELLLLSIQGRIEFDARVVDDGGTTWLIVEAAEAAPLAEWLNKMKFMLRVEVTDVSADWAVLGSTKTVEEWSGLLAWRDPWPHVGAGGYSYAVVPEEGHPGLERPWIEYLVPAAALEDTLADRPLAGVMAAEALRIAAWRPRLGAETDDKTIPHELDLLRTAVHLSKGCYKGQETIARVHNLGHPPRRLVFLQLDGSQHTMPAPGSQVMLGERKVGTVTSVAQHYEMGPVALAVIKRSVAPDEMLTVLDGEEPYIAAQEVIVAPDAGQVVGRQTGFLRGTRS
- a CDS encoding DHA2 family efflux MFS transporter permease subunit, with the protein product MENVARPWPALWSLVIGFFMILIDTTIVSVANPSIMEGLETDINAVIWVTSAYLLAYAVPLLITGRLGDRFGPKKLYLSGLVVFTLASLWCGLAGDVQTLITARIFQGLGAAIMTPQTMAVITRIFPPDRRGAAMGLWGATAGLATLVGPILGGLLVDSLGWEWIFFINVPVGIVGFILAWRFVPTLSTHPHKFDIPGVLLSAAGLFLLVFGIQEGETYNWGTIVGPVSVWGLIITGMVVLGAFILWQRFNKGEPLLPLGLFRDRNFSLANIGITTVGFTVTAFALPLIFYYQLVRGMTPTESALMMVPMALISGGLAPVVGKIIDRVDPKYITAGGLVLMAVALFWNSALMHPDTPILLFLLPSAVLGFANAGIWAPLSSTATRNLPPRQAGAGSGVYNTTRQIGAVLGSAAIAVLIQARLAAELPAHGPGAGGMEFSGQLPEALHEGFSTAMGQSILLPAGVILVGAAVALFFAKPKAVAGWSGQPAAPAVEATRASQAASQK
- a CDS encoding flavodoxin family protein translates to MATQKDSTDYSDLKAVFFNGTLKRSPETSNTEGLINVSRLIMEKQGVSTRVIRTVDHDIASGVYPDMTEHGWPSDEWPELYPAVEEADIVVVAGPIWLGDNSSQTKKLIERLYAHSGELNHKGQWVFYPKVGGCLITGNEDGIKHCSMNVLYSLQHIGFTIPPQADAGWIGPVGPGPSYLDEGSGGPESDFTNRNTTFMTWNLLHFARMLKDAGGIPAYGNLPEEWKAGTRFDFENPEYR
- a CDS encoding GNAT family N-acetyltransferase, whose amino-acid sequence is MTLDPGSAAIIQLAWARHLGLDDGAFAASLTSGERIVRANDAAETVEFVRLFGSSALVGPQWVIDAAAGIPDEEMAHHVTLLTLTRSHGGHGLGSAALFFADDLPLRQPSEELTVSHGNPEAIELEGLCPPDDVNEVRLSELENRYTILHEVDGLRVPVACGAYGEWEGLLAQMGVLVDPEWRRRGLGSVAASIAAHEALAAGLTIQWRAEVSNTGAVALARQLGLSTGGIQTSVHLG
- a CDS encoding ankyrin repeat domain-containing protein, whose protein sequence is MTENTAPDAATPGAAKPEAAPDDEAVALAHRLFQAAREGDTGLLRRYLEAGAPATMTNTAGDSLLMLAAYHGHAETVQLILEHGGEANTANDRGQTPLAGAAFKGYVDVSRVLLDAGADPDAGSPSARAAAQMFARTDILDLLGN